One region of Oncorhynchus mykiss isolate Arlee chromosome 8, USDA_OmykA_1.1, whole genome shotgun sequence genomic DNA includes:
- the armc6 gene encoding armadillo repeat-containing protein 6, whose protein sequence is MACRRITQETFDAVVKENIDDFDMDTAEALREAVEQFESQGVDLSCIVKTVPTAGDHQTEEHEVLQALESLQIASDSSMAADLKRFTEQCSLGFAQRHLAAQKDAYPTIISCCRTTLDEQEALLAALSALAALTDGQPDLLDSEGKDLLVSILGMYQTDPALMLVAIRTVRHFCLKHEQNRQDLVKAGVLPLLTGAIKRHTGRSDLVKEACNALRYMTFDDDIRVPFGQAHEHAKMIVMEHNGLKVIVEAAKAHPENTPVLSVLCATLSSLAVRNEFCQDICDLGGLKFMMTLLADSYESQELTRQVLSALRAIAGNDDVKDAVTNAGGVQLIVIAMNRHMGNAQVCEQGCAALSVVALRKPNNCQVIMEEGGALAALLAMKTHPDEVNVQKQGCMLLRNLVARMTHFNQPILEMGAEALIAQALAAHRDCGDLAKAALRDLGCQVELRELWTGKKGSLTRD, encoded by the exons ATGGCCTGTCGCAGGATCACACAGGAGACCTTCGATGCAGTGGTCAAGGAAAACATCGATGATTTCGACATGGACACTGCGGAGGCCTTAAGAGAAGCGGTAGAACAGTTTGAGTCTCAAG GGGTTGACCTCAGCTGTATAGTGAAAACTGTGCCGACAGCAGGTGATCACCAAACAGAGGAGCATGAGGTCCTTCAG GCCCTTGAATCCCTTCAAATAGCATCTGACAGTAGTATGGCTGCAGATCTGAAACGCTTCACTGAGCAGTGTTCTCTCGGCTTCGCCCAGAGGCACCTGGCTGCCCAGAAAGATGCCTATCCTACAATCATCTCCTGCTGTAGAACGACTCTGGATGAACAGGAGGCTCTGCTGGCCGCACTCTCTGCCCTGGCCGCTCTGACAGATGGCCAGCCAGACCTCCTTGACTCAGAGGGCAAGGATCTCCTTGTGAGCATCCTTGGCATGTACCAGACAGACCCTGCACTGATGTTAGTTGCCATCCGTACGGTCCGCCATTTCTGTTTGAAGCACGAGCAGAACAGGCAGGATTTGGTGAAGGCTGGAGTGCTGCCGTTGCTGACCGGTGCCATCAAGCGACACACTGGACGCTCCGATCTGGTCAAAGAGGCCTGTAATGCACTCCGGTACATGACCTTTGACGATGACATAAGAGTTCCTTTTGGACAGGCTCACGAACACGCCAAGATGATTGTTATGGAACACAATGGGTTGAAAGTTATTGTGGAGGCTGCTAAAG CACACCCAGAGAATACCCCTGTCCTCAGTGTGCTGTGTGCTACTCTGTCCAGCCTGGCCGTGAGGAACGAGTTCTGTCAGGACATCTGTGACCTGGGAGGGTTAAAGTTCATGATGACCCTGCTGGCAGACAGTTATGAGTCCCAG GAGCTCACAAGGCAGGTACTCAGCGCTCTGAGGGCCATTGCAGGAAATGATGATGTTAAGGATGCTGTCACAAATGCCGGTGGAGTACAGCTCATCGTCATCGCCATGAACAGACACATGGGCAATGCTCAG GTGTGTGAGCAGGGCTGTGCTGCTCTCTCTGTCGTTGCTCTGCGCAAACCCAACAACTGCCAAGTCATTATGGAGGAAGGCGGTGCGTTGGCTGCTCTGCTGGCTATGAAGACCCATCCTGATGAGGTCAATGTGCAG aAACAGGGATGTATGCTGCTGAGGAACCTGGTGGCGCGCATGACTCACTTcaaccagcccatcctggagatgGGAGCAGAGGCCCTCATCGCCCAGGCTCTGGCGGCCCACCGGGACTGTGGCGACCTGGCAAAAGCTGCCCTCAGGGACCTTGGCTGCCAGGTAGAGCTCCGAGAGCTGTGGACGGGCAAGAAGGGCAGCCTCACCAGAGATTGA